In Silene latifolia isolate original U9 population chromosome X, ASM4854445v1, whole genome shotgun sequence, the following proteins share a genomic window:
- the LOC141619944 gene encoding B3 domain-containing protein REM9-like: MEECNNHCNTKIVRFMQPSIPESIVNELGWKMESIVLMTEDQPHRHWLIILEGGRHFKSGWKDFCDHHHLNVGSTPYSRFNCMNINQTQVGGHQVAQVGQQIPPVQPQFPTCHITVTYKSRNNSVVYLPRWFITSSGLRNRCCFLKLIDEKENPWEVKLLNSKYNGYSYITGGWKKFLISNNIKPRSVVSIQAIQAGMRPILKVSQVTLPPKRFFF, translated from the exons ATGGAAGAGTGTAACAACCACTGCAATACCAAGATTGTTCGTTTTATGCAGCCT TCAATTCCAGAGTCAATAGTGAATGAGTTAGGGTGGAAGATGGAAAGCATTGTGCTAATGACTGAGGATCAGCCTCACCGTCACTGGCTTATCATTCTTGAAGGTGGCCGCCATTTCAAGTCTGGTTGGAAGGATTTCTGTGATCACCATCATCTTAATGTTG GATCAACTCCATATTCTAGATTCAACTGTATGAATATCAACCAAACCCAAGTTGGAGGACATCAAGTAGCTCAAGTTGGCCAACAAATCCCTCCTGTCCAGCCTCAGTTTCCTACATGTCATATCACCGTCACTTACAAATCTCGTAACAATTCAGTTGTT TATCTTCCTCGATGGTTTATAACATCGAGTGGCCTACGAAACAGATGCTGCTTCTTGAAACTTATTGATGAAAAAGAGAATCCTTGGGAAGTGAAGCTCTTGAATTCAAAATATAATGGCTATTCCTACATTACCGGTGGATGGAAAAAGTTTCTAATTTCAAACAATATCAAGCCTAGAAGCGTGGTTAGTATTCAGGCTATACAAGCTGGGATGCGTCCTATTTTGAAAGTGTCACAAGTCACGTTACCTCCAAAAAGGTTCTTCTTTTAG